The DNA segment CTCATCCGCGGCCACGTGGAAATGGATTCCGCCCAATCCGACGACCAGGTCCTGGTCAAATCCGACGGCTTTCCCACCTATCATCTGGCCGCCGTGGTGGACGACCATTACATGGAAATATCGCATGTCATTCGCGGCGAGGAGTGGCTTTCCAGCACGCCCAAGCACATCTGGCTCTATCAGTGCCTGGGCTGGAAAACACCGCTGTGGGTGCATTTGCCCCTGATCCTCAACCCCGACCGCAGCAAACTGAGCAAACGCATGAACGACGTCTCGGTGGACAGTTACCTCCAAAAGGGCTATCTGAAGGAGGCCCTGCTCAACTTCGTGGCCCTGCTTGGCTGGCACAGCGCTGAAAACCGCGAGTTGTTCAGCTTGGAAGAGCTTTGCCGGGAATTCACCCTCGAGCGCGTCAACAAGGCCGGGGCCATCTTCGACCTCACCAAACTGGACTGGATGAACGGCTGGTATCTGCGCAACCTGCCTCTGGAAGAGGTCTCCGAACGCGCCCTGCCCTGGTTTGCAACAGCCGCCATATCCCTGCCGGATCAGGATACGCTGCTCAAGATCGTCGCCGCCGCCCGGGAACGCTGCACCCTGCTGCCAGAACTGGCGGAATACAGCAAGATGTTCCTCCGCCCCCAAAAGCTGGCGCCGCAAGACCTGGAATTTCTCGGCACAGAGCCTTCGCGCAGCGTTCTGAACTGGTTTTTGTACAAACTTCCCTCGATTGGAGCCATCCCCCCGGAAGAGCTGGACGCGCTTGTCAAAGAGGGGATCGCCTCTCTGGGATTAAAAGGAAAGGCTTTCTACGCGCCGCTGCGCCTGGCTTTGATCCATCAGCAGCATGGCCCGGAACTGCACACCAC comes from the Candidatus Syntrophosphaera sp. genome and includes:
- the gltX gene encoding glutamate--tRNA ligase is translated as MNDIRVRFAPSPTGYLHIGGLRTALYDFLFARHSGGKFILRIEDTDRSRYVEGAIEDLISSLSRLGIAIDEGPGIGGDFGPYIQSERLELYHREARRLLDSGYAYHCFCSPETLSQMREEQQKQGQFVKYDRRCLKLSEAEVKARLDRKEAHVIRLKMPDSHTFSFDDLIRGHVEMDSAQSDDQVLVKSDGFPTYHLAAVVDDHYMEISHVIRGEEWLSSTPKHIWLYQCLGWKTPLWVHLPLILNPDRSKLSKRMNDVSVDSYLQKGYLKEALLNFVALLGWHSAENRELFSLEELCREFTLERVNKAGAIFDLTKLDWMNGWYLRNLPLEEVSERALPWFATAAISLPDQDTLLKIVAAARERCTLLPELAEYSKMFLRPQKLAPQDLEFLGTEPSRSVLNWFLYKLPSIGAIPPEELDALVKEGIASLGLKGKAFYAPLRLALIHQQHGPELHTTFDILGLAEVRRRLEQALKQ